In Oryza sativa Japonica Group chromosome 8, ASM3414082v1, the sequence acctgtgatgaagtgagcgaaccagcagggcttcgccgctccccttctgctgccctcccctctctctctttcgtttttttttggatttttactgaatataatgaaatttcagagagagggctgggctttatagggggaggcaaaaatcgccctcccccagggcggcaagggggccgcctgcaaaattccaggccccccgctgcccatttgcaggcggccccccgcacagtacaaaattgccctagcggagggcggcaagggggccgcctgcaaatttcgttgacggccgtcgcccgagagcgaacggccgtctgccacgtcactttcgccgccctctaggatggcgatttttaaaaatcgccctcccagagggcggtaggcgaccacttctgtcaattttcaaaatgaaaaattatttttgtaaaacttttaataaaaaaaattaaaaataaaaaaaattcgctaACTCACCCGGCGTGCTCCCCGGACGCCGCCGCAGGCCGCACTCACGCCGCCACCAGAACGACCGCTGCCGGAGCCAACTCCctccccacctctctctctctcttcctccaccaTCCCCTTCCCGTCGTctgtccgccgccggcgactctCCGATTCGCTCGAGGAGTAGCGGTTGGGCGGCTCcccccactccctctctctgcTAAGGTGAGATTTGCAACGAGAAAGATCATTTGGCTTCGCTTGGGATAGGAAGTTCTAGTCCAAAACGAAGACAAATAAATACCAAGTTTTACTACTTTCTCTTCGTTGATCTGTCTCTAACCCTAACCCAAAGGGGTGGGAGGCACCCATCGATCTAgatctcttctgattcttcagAGTAGTAGCCTAGTTGTTCGTTGTGGGGGAGAAGGAGATCCAGAGCAATTCAATCCGAttgatcgatttttttttcgggaATACGCTAGAAGCGTATTTTTGCATTAAGAGGAGTAAAATAGACATTTACAACCAAAGGCAAAAGCAGCAGGGGACAGGGGAACCGGACAAGAGAACACACCCCGCCACGTGCCTACACACCACCACACCGAGAGGAACACACAGCCACCTCCAAAACGATGCCTTCAAGAAGGTCACGACATTCAAAacgccgccatcgcccatcCCGAAAGGATGAGGTTTTCACCTAGAGGATCCttgaagagggggagggaggcacCTCAACAACGCCCTCAAGAGGGTTGCAACGCCCAAAGACATCGCCGTTGCCGCCCAAGAATTGGGCTGGCTTTCGCCTAGCACTTGCCAATGCCCCTCTTGCCGCTACCTCACCAACTCCCAGGCAATGTCAACACGTGGCCTCTACAGCAACGACGCCCCTCCGTCGGCTGGACTCCAAGCGACCTAACCTGCTGCCAGCGCGACCCCCACAGCTACACGTTGGAACGAGCACGACCAAACCACCGCTGCACTTCGGCGACCAGCTAGCCTTCCTCCCATGCCGTCACCTACAAAGAGAGTGCCCGCCACCGCCCATCACTATCGATAACAACCTGGGGCAACCTTGCCGCCGTCTTCACCGTCTCGCAAAGGAGCTCCCCACGACCAGGCggtcaagaaggggaggagctccaagGAGATGAGAAGGCACCCACATGGCGTCCCCTCGTCATCGCCGGTCGTGATGGCAGTACTGTGCGGCTGAATCCGAGCTCGACCCCAGATCCGGCGGCATCTCCACCGGCCAACACCTGCAGCGCCGCCACACGGGCGACGTGcaacgaccccgccgccgccatgcaaGCCGGTGTCCCAGTCGGGTCCCCCACAACGCAGCCATCCATCTGGCAGCAGCCCCCATCGGCGGTCATCCACGAGGATCACGAGGTCCGGCGGCAAGCATCGCCGGCGCCAGCCACTGCCGCGTCGGCCCGCTGCACGGCGCCGCACGCATCGACCTCAACGCCGGCGTCCTCCCGTCGCGCATGCGCCGTCCTTCCGCACGCGCCGTCCTCCCGTCGCCAGCGACGCCGGCCATAACGACCCTGGCCATCCGGGAGTCGGATCCGGCCGTGGGGAcgccggatccgggcggggcgccgccggagccgccgccgccttgccgtgCCGCTCCCagccgccgggccgccgccgctgcccagcCGCATCGCGCCGTcgggccaccgtcgccgcccccaGCCGCGCACCACCGCCGGGCCGCGCTGCCGCGCCAGATCCGGCCATGGGggtgccggatccgccgccaccccacaccgccccgccgcctccacttCTCCCGGCGGTGGGGTACCTCATCGACGTCGCCCCGTCCACGTCGCGCCGGGAGGGAGCTGCCAAGAGGAAGAAAGgaccttgccgccgccttccctgcTCGCTGCCGGctttgccgccggcgagctccggcggcggcgaggcgggggagagggggaggaggcgcgggcggctagggttttcgccccccgagccgcccgcgcgagAGCGACGCGGGGTCCCTATGTTCAATTGTACAGTATATTATCATATTGATCGATTTATTGATGATGAGCACCACCCGTCGGTTTGTTTATCTGTTGCTGGAGGAgtttggccgccgccgcagcaactACACGCTGCGCAACATTGACATGGACCGCTTCTTCCTGCCACGTCCAACCCCGGTGGTGCCATCCGTGgcgtcggccgtcgccgccgacgcggtgGAGTATGCTAGCCTGCCATGCCCAGCCATGACCTTCTACCCTCCCTTCTCCACGTTGTTTGGGAACCAGAAGATGGAGTTCCTCCTCCTTGGAGGCAATCACAACAACGCGGTGGTCGCCGTCGACCAGACTTGCCGCACCGTCCTCTATGACCCCGGCGAGCACGCCGTCCGCACCATGCCCGCACTTCCCTACCAAGTCAGGTTGCTTACCACTTCCGTCACCGTTGGGGACGACCTCTATATCCTTGACACGTCGCGCCGCCATGtcaacgacgacggcggtggaaaCGTCCCCTGCGGCTGCTTCTATGGGCTCATCTACGAGGATGGATTAAATGAGGATTGGCGATGCCACGctctccccccgccgccgccgccgctgtctcaCAAGTCCGATTTGCATGTCCACTCGTACGCTGTGGTTGGTGACATGGAGATCTGGATGTCATCCACGCACGGCAGTGGCATCTACTGCTTTGACACAGTGAGCCATGTGTGGAGCACAGTGGCCACTGGCTGGAAGCTGCCATTTGTTGGTCTCGCCGAGTATTGCCATGAGCACGGCCTTTGGTTTGGCCTCTCATGCAGCACTGGAGACAGGAGGAGGAGCTTGGTCCTCTCCGCTCTGGATCTCGATGGCACCAAGCTGCCGGTGCTTCACAGCCTTCCTCTGGAGTTCACGCCACCCGACGCCCTCCAGCTTGTCAGCTCATACCTCGTAAACCTAGGAGCCGCCAAGTTCTGCATTGCCAGGTTCTTTCAGACCGATGAGGATCAGCGTGATGGCGAGGAGCTGTTCGCTGTGTTAACCGCCGTCGAGGTGGAGCgctgcgatgacgacgacgatgctggTGGTGCCAATGGAGGAGGGCTCCGCATGCTGAAGCACAGGTCTGAGATGTACAAGCTCACCAGCGAAATGATGTATTGGGTGCTTTAGTCATGCGGCACTTTAGTAGGCCAAGGGCCTCAAATCACTGACCAAAGCAATGATTTGAGGCCCTACTTTACTCTTAACTGAGCTAGATCAGGAAGGATTAAAGGTTTTGTCATGTTCAATAGCAGGTAGATCTGCTGTAATGACACAATAATACAATAAAATGGTTTTAAAGGGAATCATATATGAATATGTGTCCGATCGATCTTTTGAGTTGTGTCGTTGTTGTCATTTGTAATCATTTTGTGATCAGATATGGCAGTAAAACGAAGCAAGTGTtattgcataattaattaagtattagctatttttttttcaaaaatggattaatttgatttttttaagcaactttcgtatagaaactttttacaaaaaacacaccgtttagtagttttaaaagcgtgcgcgcggaaaacgaggaagaGGGTTTGGGAACTTGGAGATAAGAACAGAGCTAAATTTATTTCGATTGAGGAGGGAAGATTAGTTTTGTTTTGCTAGCAGTAGTTTCCTGTACTGTATCAAGTAAATATCCTGTTTTTACTAATCTTCCTAGATAGTCCTTCTTTCGCTATACTTTCTTTAATTCGACAAATAATACTCTGCATATATCCTTTCTTTAGTTATCTCTCGGAAGCTTGTTTCAGGAAGCAAATAGCTGTCATACTAAGTAGTTGGTTCACTTAGCTATACACTGTCGTATTGGTTCTGGTTCAGTAAGTGCCCATAATATATGTTATGACACTCTGCAATCTCTTTCAAACGAATATGCAGAACAATTATTCTTATAATGCAGAGTATGATTGGGAGATTCAAGATGCCTTATGGACATGGTTGGCACACATGCATTTCATCAAGTTTTTGTACCTGGAGAACATTTGGGAGATTTTGTACAGAGTTTTATCCCATCGTGATATAAGCAAATGCTAGCTAGCATGTACTAGCTAGTATGGGTTCTCTATAGTCTGTAGACTTCAGCCCTATTTCTTTGATTACTCATCATTCTTTCTTGATCAAGACATTATAACCTTGTATGAAATATATTATTTGCATGTGTGGATGCATGGATGCCATTGATACTTCTGCAGCTTTTATGATATTTTATTACATTATAAAGCTCATCATGATCTCAGTATGTTGCATAgatcaatttttattttctctgaTCTTGTGAAAAGGGTACCTCATTTAAATATGACTTAGTATTTTCTATATTCttgttgaatattttttttatttttttattattctagATTTTCTGCTGGGTTTTTCACTTTATCTAGattttcctttttaatatatttctGCGATATTTCTGTTTTTTGAGATTTTATATggtttttaattattcttttattttttttggctacATGAAAAATTTCCCCTGGCATGtttctaaaggaaaaagtacgaattatcccCTAAATTATCGTGgttgaccgaattaccccctaaactcaAAAACTAGATATTActcaccctaaactttcaatacTGGACAAATTACCCTCTCGACCGAATCTAAagtggttttgtcctacgtggtgtACACGTGGTAAttcagt encodes:
- the LOC112939899 gene encoding uncharacterized protein, with product MGVPDPPPPHTAPPPPLLPAVGYLIDVAPSTSRREGAAKRKKGPCRRLPCSLPALPPASSGGGEAGERGRRRGRLGTTRRFVYLLLEEFGRRRSNYTLRNIDMDRFFLPRPTPVVPSVASAVAADAVEYASLPCPAMTFYPPFSTLFGNQKMEFLLLGGNHNNAVVAVDQTCRTVLYDPGEHAVRTMPALPYQVRLLTTSVTVGDDLYILDTSRRHVNDDGGGNVPCGCFYGLIYEDGLNEDWRCHALPPPPPPLSHKSDLHVHSYAVVGDMEIWMSSTHGSGIYCFDTVSHVWSTVATGWKLPFVGLAEYCHEHGLWFGLSCSTGDRRRSLVLSALDLDGTKLPVLHSLPLEFTPPDALQLVSSYLVNLGAAKFCIARFFQTDEDQRDGEELFAVLTAVEVERCDDDDDAGGANGGGLRMLKHRSEMYKLTSEMMYWVL